caaaatgataaaattaagaTGAGTTGGAGTTGACACAGGCAATCTAGATAATAACGAAATTAGGCTCTAAGAGACCATGTAGTTATCCCAAGCATGAGCCAATTTAAAAAAACTTGTCAATTAAAACAAAGGAATTTGGGTCCATGTTTTGACGGGAACACATCTTGTTTGTAAATACTCTCTGTTTGTCTTTAAAGATTACAAAATACCTGGAAAAAAACCCACTAGAATCAATTGATGATGAGTAGTTGAGAACATATCTATAGCTATTTCAAATAGCAATACCTTACATTTTTACAATATCCCGAGTATTCGATCGAGGGATAGAATTCAAGTGGGAAAATTTGTACCAAATTCAATCATACTTCAGGTTTAAATGGATAAGCACTCGGCTCAAGTTGAAGACTGAAATTCTGTTTCGAATGACTCTTTAAATGcttaaaaaagtagttttaagTGGATAAAAAGTATTCATACGCACTTAAAACGCCAATTCAAATAAATGCTTTAAGTCAATTTGAAGAAATAATCACAATAAGTAAAGATATTTCAACAAGTGCAGAAAGCTCATCGACTTTGATATACAGATCGAACAAAATTAGATGAAAAAAGAGAATCATACAAGAATAGAGAGATGATTACAAACACAATTGAAACACTCCAACTAATATTCGATTTAGCTGCAGTGCTTCCTCAATCTGCAACTTAATTTAGCAACATGCTCCTAAGATTGCAAACTTCCAAATTGAATGCAAGGTTTTCAATTTTAACGTGGCCACAGAGTGAAGACAACAGACAACCACCCCCCATCTCTCAACTTTTTGTGCAAAAACCGTATTCTAAATAGCATCCTTACCGATCCTGATCTACTGCTCCAGGTCTCTGACTCTACTTAGCAGATGTGACAtcgtgaataaaaaaaatgcatagCAAATCATCTTGGTCGCAGGCTTAATATCTTCCGTCGTTCACGAGTTGGACAGGTCAGGGGTTAAAAATTGGAGACCTTATCACAAATTTCTCTCCCTCAAGCACTTTTAGATAGGTCTTCTTCTGTAGTGACTACTTCAAGCAGTTTAGTCGGTTGAGGTATAAAAGTAATTTGTCATGACATGAGAATCGTCAAAATTGATAGAGAGTATTTAACCTACTGATCAAATTAGGACTTTAGAAACTCTGTTTAATATCCaacgaaaataataaaaaattactaGAGTAGAAACTTATGGAAGCATGTATAGGAAAATGTCTGAATAGGCTTCTTATATCTATCGTTCCAACACAACAGGATCCCTCTAAGACTCTCGTCACCAATATAGGGTTCTTATCTCCAACAACTGCACCTCTCAAAACATGACATATTGTCAAGCAACTCTCGCCTACCATTGTCAAGCAACTCACTCACATGGGTATGTGATGAAAACATCTTACGAAAGAGTACTTGTTATGCTCAACGCAATCAGATAACTCATGAAACCAACACAACATAAAGCTTCTCCATAAGCCAAGGAGCTGGATCCCTCAATACAAGCCTATACTTTGGAAAAACTGAATATAGTAATGAGAAGCACAGAACGTCCcccaaaatatattttcatcACAATACTTGTCACGAGAATCAAACTTCTACACCACCATTTGTTCTGCTAATTCTGCAGAGTAGCGATCTCATaggagcttttttttttctttctttttttaatgattaGTTGAAAAACGTCGGAGACTTTTTCCCCAGCCAACACTCTATTCTGAATTAAACTTGCATAAAAGTAACTCATTTATAATGCAATGAAAGCAGAACTTTAGTCACATAGAGTAAAATGTACTACAGTTACAAATCTTAACTAGTTGATAATTCACACCATGATCATGGTAATTCTCTAAAGCAGCTTCTCCAAGAAAAGTAAAGATGTTAAGCCAGATATTGAACTCCAATGAAGGACATCTAAGAGAAAGGTTGAAACTTAACGTCGGGTACGCTTCTCATATGGTGCCCAAGAACTACCATAGCTATTACCATATGTACCACCTGCATATCTCATTTCAGGACTTCTGTTCAAGATCCCATAACTCTCGGCACCTAAAAATGTATAATAGAAGCTTAAAACCAACTAGCTACCGTTGTTGCAAGAAAGCAGATGTCCACATGTTGATAATAATTTCgttaaaggaaaaggaaagaaaaattagagaaaGAAATAACCTAATCCCCGTGCTCTCTCTATGTTGAGCTTCTCTGCTCGCAGTTTCTCTATTTCACGAGCCATTGAAACAAGGTTCTTCTCCATCGCTTGCTTTTGTTCAATTTGTTCTTCATTGGCTTTCTTTTCATATTCATAAGCCCTCCTAAAAACATTGTGCACGATCAATTCAATCATGGAATAGACTAATTAATGTGGTCTTGAAGTTATCTTGACCTGTCCTAGTGCCAAATCCTAACtagaaaaagaacaaaacatAGACTAGGATCCAACACCAATCAATTAAAATTTCCATTTCAAACCTGGCCTCAATAAGCTCCTTGTGCAATCCATCCATATCAGCTCTCATAGAATTTAGCTGCTGATTTTCAGCTTGCAATCGAGTAACATCCTTGGTGAGGCCTTGGACTTGAGCAGACAAATCCTTCCTCAAAGTATTCAATTTCTGAATCTCAGCTCTTAATTGCAGAACCTCAGAC
This genomic window from Benincasa hispida cultivar B227 chromosome 4, ASM972705v1, whole genome shotgun sequence contains:
- the LOC120075060 gene encoding protein FLX-like 3 translates to MAGRNRSSRHIDGYRVSRDVPRSYIERVPAPLPIHPAALEEELELQRREMQRIISDNRMVIDDNTLLQRELSAAKEEIHRLNQAIPKILSEKESQSRELLERGLKLEAELRASEPLKSEVLQLRAEIQKLNTLRKDLSAQVQGLTKDVTRLQAENQQLNSMRADMDGLHKELIEARRAYEYEKKANEEQIEQKQAMEKNLVSMAREIEKLRAEKLNIERARGLGAESYGILNRSPEMRYAGGTYGNSYGSSWAPYEKRTRR